From a region of the Feifania hominis genome:
- a CDS encoding DUF4097 family beta strand repeat-containing protein gives MTAFQKTVKYLAMAFAVALAIGIFSLIAGVLGSVFGGLSDGFGGELMDVSRSFDGVSAIDIDSAAGELVILRGERAAVEAHDVTDKFTCELRDGVLTIRNRWNGRIGLFDDRHTKITVTLPQGLLDSAVIENAAGKTTVSALRTRELTLSAGAGECELDGLYAESGTIKGGAGEITIVDAELYNMTLSAGVGEITVDGILGGESTVKCGVGSARLTLRGSPEEYYLDISTGLGDTRIDGVKVSNGKQGDLGAENRLKIKGGVGEISLDFD, from the coding sequence ATGACGGCGTTTCAAAAGACGGTCAAGTACCTTGCGATGGCCTTTGCCGTCGCGCTTGCCATCGGCATTTTCTCGCTGATCGCGGGTGTGCTCGGCAGTGTGTTCGGCGGCCTGTCCGACGGCTTTGGCGGCGAGCTCATGGATGTGAGCAGGAGCTTTGACGGCGTCAGCGCCATCGACATTGACAGCGCGGCCGGCGAGCTTGTCATACTGCGCGGTGAGCGCGCCGCGGTCGAGGCGCACGATGTGACGGACAAATTCACCTGCGAGCTGAGAGACGGCGTTTTGACCATTCGCAACCGCTGGAACGGCAGAATCGGCCTGTTTGACGACCGCCACACCAAAATCACGGTGACTCTGCCGCAGGGACTTCTGGACAGCGCCGTGATCGAAAACGCGGCGGGCAAGACCACTGTTTCGGCGCTGCGCACCCGGGAGCTCACGCTGTCGGCGGGCGCGGGCGAGTGTGAGTTGGACGGTCTCTATGCCGAGAGCGGCACGATCAAGGGCGGGGCGGGCGAAATCACCATCGTCGACGCCGAGCTCTACAACATGACGCTGAGCGCCGGCGTTGGCGAAATCACCGTCGACGGAATTCTCGGCGGCGAGAGCACCGTCAAATGCGGCGTGGGCTCGGCGAGGCTCACGCTGCGCGGCAGCCCGGAGGAGTATTATCTCGACATCAGCACCGGCCTTGGCGACACGCGGATCGACGGTGTGAAAGTGTCGAATGGGAAACAGGGTGACCTGGGCGCGGAAAACCGCCTCAAGATCAAGGGCGGAGTCGGCGAAATCAGCCTCGACTTCGACTGA
- a CDS encoding pyridoxamine 5'-phosphate oxidase family protein, whose protein sequence is MFREMRRKKQMLSPEQSAAVLQRGTSGVLALAGDGGYPYAVPISYVYDGEKLFFHCAKSGHKLDAIRRDARASFCVIDEDRIVPQEYTSYFRSVIVFGRVCIVEDEREKRAAIEKLAAKYAPAEDAASRKNAIDREWEPLCMLEMSVEHMTGKEAIELVRQRQQGS, encoded by the coding sequence ATGTTCAGAGAAATGAGGCGAAAAAAACAGATGCTGTCGCCCGAGCAGAGCGCTGCCGTTCTTCAGAGGGGGACATCCGGCGTGCTGGCGCTCGCCGGCGACGGCGGATACCCCTATGCCGTGCCGATCAGCTATGTGTACGACGGGGAAAAGCTGTTTTTCCACTGCGCCAAAAGCGGCCATAAGCTCGATGCAATCCGCAGAGATGCGAGGGCCTCTTTTTGTGTGATTGACGAGGATCGCATCGTGCCGCAGGAGTACACCTCTTATTTCAGAAGCGTCATTGTCTTCGGCCGCGTTTGCATTGTCGAGGACGAGAGAGAAAAACGCGCGGCAATTGAAAAACTTGCGGCCAAATATGCGCCGGCTGAGGACGCCGCCAGCCGCAAAAACGCCATTGACCGGGAGTGGGAGCCTCTTTGCATGCTCGAGATGAGCGTTGAGCACATGACCGGCAAAGAGGCCATTGAGCTTGTCCGTCAAAGACAGCAGGGCTCTTGA